In Acidisarcina polymorpha, the DNA window TGTGGCTGGCCTTCAGGTTGGCACCTTCGACTCCGTGACGGGGTGGAAATTCAATAGTGCGATGATCACGGGGAATATCAAGAGCATGACGACAGGGTTCGTGCGCTGGTTCCAGGGTGAGGATGTGGACCGAAGCAAGGGACAAGCCTTGGTTTCTGCATGTGCATGTGCCTCCTTCTTCGTAGGAGCGCTTTTCGGAGCCTACTGCACGAGAAGGTTCAGGACCTACGCCTTAGTACCCTGTGTCCTGATGGTCTTGATGGGATCACTGCTGACTTGGACACAGCACTCCACGATTGGCGACGACGCCTAGTCCACCTTTCCGATGGAACGTGCAAGGAGTCGGGCATTTAGACAAGACGACTCCCTGTTGATCATGCAAAGTGAATTATCACACCTTGTCTTCAGCGCGCTCTGAAGACGTTACTCAGTGGCCTAGAGTGCTAAGAAGGAAGAGGAGTTCAGCGACATGGCAGACGTTGAAGATACACAGCTTAAAAATGGTACCTTCAAGCCCGGAACGCTTTTGGAGGACGGACGCTGGCGGATCGAGTTCGACTCCATGGGGCAGGTGAAGGTTCCGGCGGACCGCCTGTGGGGAGCACAGACGCAACGCTCCTTAATCCACTTTTCCATCGGAAATGACCACATGCCGGTCGAGGTGTATCACGCCTATGGCTATGTCAAGAAAGCTGCAGCCATTGTGAACGAGCGACTTGGCAGGCTCCCGAAGGAAAAAGCCGACCTCATCGTCAAGAGCGCTAGCGAAGTAATCGCCGGCAAGCTCGACGAAAACTTCCCGCTCTTCGTTTGGCAGACCGGCAGCGGCACTCAAAGCAACATGAACGTGAACGAGGTCATTTCCAATCGCTCCATTCAGATGGTGAACGGGACTCTCGGGGCTCAGGAACCCGTGCACCCAAACGACCATGTGAATATGTCGCAAAGTTCCAACGACACGTTTCCGACAGCCATGCACATCGCGGCGGTTAAGGAGATCAAGGACACACTCCTGCCCAAAGCAACCGCGCTGTTGACGGCTATTGAGAACAAGGCGAATCAATGGCAGCACATCGTAAAGATTGGGCGGACACATTTGGAGGATGCGACTCCTCTGACGGTGGGGCAGGAATGGTCAGGATACGCTGTCCAAATCCGATACGCTCTCCGTCGCGTCGAAGCTTCGCTGGCGGGACTCTACCAACTTGCGGCCGGTGGGACCGCTGTGGGCACCGGTATCAATGCGCCGGAACGCTTCGGCGAAGAGATCGCAAAAGAGATTTCAGAATTGACAGGGCATCCGTTCATCACCGCGCCCAATAAGTTCGAAGCGCAAGGCTCGCTCGACGGCATCGTAGCCGCCCATGCTGCCCTTCGCGGTCTTGCCGTCTCGCTGATGAAGATAGCAAATGATATTCGCTGGCTGGCTTCAGGGCCTCGCTGTGGCATTGCGGAGTTGAACCTGCCGGCGAATGAGCCAGGTTCGTCGATCATGCCCGGTAAAGTAAACCCCACCCAGTGTGAAGCCATCGTGATGATTTGCATTCAGGTCATCGGAGACGATACCGCAGTTGCTTTTGCCGGCTCACAAGGGAACTTCGAGCTGAACGCAATGCGCCCCATTATCATCAACAACTTTCTGCATTCTGCAAGGATTCTTGCGGACGGATGCGAGAAGTTTCGGATCTTCTCCATCGAGGGAACCGAAGTGAACGAAAAGAGGGTTGCTGGGTATGTACAGAGCTCGCTCATGCTGGTGACCGCTCTTAGTCCGGTGATCGGATATGACAATGCCTCCAAGATCGCGCACACGGCCCAAGATGATGGCTCTACCTTGCGAGAGGCCGCAACCAAGACTGGGCTGATCGACGCCAAAAAGTTCGATGAGGTCGTGAATCCCCAAAACATGGTCGGAGACACGACCCTGAATTTTGACTCTTAAACGGGGTAACGATAGCAAAACTCACGGAAAGAGCATACCGGGTTGAAAACCAACCAAGTAAAGTCCGCCGAACGCCGCTCGACACTGATCGTCGTCTTCGTCTTGCTCTCTTTTAGCTGTGTGTGTCGCAGCCAGACGCAGAACGACGGCTTGAGTGGAGCAGGCGCACATGAAGATGCCGGTTCCTCCCACGAACATCTATTCGGAGATTGGCGAGGAAAGCGGACGGAACTGGAGAACAAAGGAGTGAGTTGTGATTTGCAATATATTGCGGATCACCTCTGGAACGTACGATCCGCTCAGAAGACACGCCTCGCCGATTGGAACCGTGTGCGAGGCACGGTCAACATCGACCTCGGAACTCTCGCCGGTGCGCGCGGCCTCTACTTCCACATTACCGGACTCTGGCAGGGCGGAGGCATTCTTGGTGCTTACCTCGATGCGATCGCAAGTCCGAGCGGAATGTCGAGCGCCAACACGTTTCGACTTGACTCGTATTGGCTTGAGCAACGGTTTCTCCATGAGTCGCTGGTGGTGCGACTAGGCCAATTCGCTGGACAGGACTTCTATGGGGCCCAACATGATGCGACCAGCTTCATTGTCGAGCCGCTCGATTATGCCATGGGCAATCTCAGTGTGAACTACGAGAGCTTTGATCCACCCTCGACACCTGCTGCTGAAGTTCGTGTAATTCCGCGTGAGCACTTCTATGTGAAGTCAATGGTCTTTGCAGCGGATCGAGTGCCGTATGCGCACAACCCAACCGGGTTTGTGCCTCAATTCCGTGGTGCGGCGATGACAGCTTCCGAGATCGGATGGACGCCGGGCCAGTCTGCACGTGATGTTCGGGCTTTCGATACGGTTCAATCGCGAACCGGCTACTCTGGGCTGTATCAGTTCGGCGGCACGTACAACCCTGGGAAATTTACCTCAACGTCAAGTTCCACGCCTGTAAGCGCGAATTACCTGATCTACGGGATGGCGAGCCAGGCTCTTTGGCGGACAGCGGAGCGCTCTAGCACCGGCGTGGACATCACCGCGTCAGTGAACTGGTCCCCAGCAGATCGGAGCCGCCGTAATCAGGAGACTACCGCGGGACTCCGCTACAACGAGCTTTTGCCCATCCATTGGCACAACACCTTGAGTTTGGCTTACGTGCGGAGCGGTGTGAAGTATCTCGGCAATGCTAGCAACATAGCGATTATCCAAAGGCGCGACGCAGAGCATGTCCTCGAACTGAACGTGTTATTCAAGCCCACCGGTTGGTTGTTGCTCCAGCCGGTGGTGCAGCATTTCTTCAACGTCGGCGGGAAGACGGGGGACGCTACCGTTGTCGGCTTCCGCTCGAAGGTGGAGTTCTGATGATCAGAGCCCCCAGACAATGACAACGTTCTCAACGATTCGTGAGGAGACAGATATGGAAACGAACCTGACCGGCTTTGCTTTGTTGGAAGATCCCAAACATAACCGTGGTACCGCATTCAGTCGAGAAAAGCGGCAGGAGAAGCATCTTATTGGACTCCTCCCACCCGCCGTGGAAACACTTGAGAATCAGGTCAAGCGTTGCCTCTTCCAGCTCAGCAAGAAGAACAATGATCTAGAGCAATACATCTACCTCGCACAACTGGCAGACGATAATCAAACGCTCTTCTACGCTGTGCTCGCGACTGATCCGGAACGCTTTTTGAAGATCGTCTACGATCCAACCGTCGGAACCGCTTGCCTCGAGTTTGGTCACATTTACCGCAAGCCGAAAGGAATGTATGTCTCCATGGAGCAGAAGGGGAAGCTCAGAGAGGTTTTGAAGAATTGGCCGGTCGAGGATGTGAGGGTGATCTGTGTGTCGACAGGCGGCCGCATCCTCGGCCTGGGCGACCTGGGAACCAACGGCATGGGCATCCCCATAGGAAAGCTGCAACTGTACACTGCATGCGCTGCAGTGCAGCCGGATGTGCTACTGCCGGTTCTTCTCGATTGTGGGACCGACAACGAGAAGTTGCTAGGCGACCCGCTATATCTGGGCCTGAAGCAAAAGCGCCCGAGCACGGACGAATTGGACGCATTCGTGCAAGAGTTCGTCGATGCCGTGCAAGAGCGCTTTCCGAAATGCTGTATCCACTTCGAAGATTGGAAAGGCACGGACGCGATCCGCTTGCTTGCGCGTTACGTCAACCAGATTAGCTGCTACAACGACGACATCCAAGGTACTGGCAGTGTGACCGTGGCGGGCCTATATAACGCCTTGAAAATCTCCAAGAGCAGTCTCAAAGACCAGCGCGTGTTGTTCTTGGGAGCCGGCTCCGCGGGGATCGGCATCGCGAACATGATCGCGTCCGCGATGAAGCTGGAGGGACTGAGTGAGAAGGATGCAAGGGCACGAATCTCGCTCTTCGACGTGAACGGTCTCTTGGAGCCATCCCGGAAGGACCTTTCTCCCGATCAACAACCTTACGCTCACACGGCCAAACCCGCCAAGGACTTGGTCGCTGCCATCAATGAACTCAAGCCTACGATCCTGATTGGGGTCAGCACCGTCGGTGGCACGTTTACCAAACAGGTGATCGAAGCTATGTCGAAGCTCAACGACCGTCCTGTGATCTTCGCACTCTCCAACCCCACGGAGCACGCGGAGTGCACAGCTGAAGAGGCGTACAAGTTCTCAAAGGGCAACGCGATCTTCGCGGCAGGGGTGCAGTTCGATCGTGTCACGATCGACGGCAAAAGTTACGAGCCTAGCCAGGCGAACAACTTCTACATCTTCCCAGCGGTGGGCATGGCGATTGTCGCCACCGAGGCAAAGCACGTTCCCGATGAGATCTTCATCACTGCCGCCCGGGCGACCGCTGATCAGGTCACCGACGAACAACTCGCAAAAGGAATGCTCTTTCCACCGCAGACGGATGTGCAGAAGGCTTCGCATGTCACCGCGGTGAAATCCGCCGAACGCATCTTCGAACTTAACCT includes these proteins:
- the fumC gene encoding class II fumarate hydratase — its product is MADVEDTQLKNGTFKPGTLLEDGRWRIEFDSMGQVKVPADRLWGAQTQRSLIHFSIGNDHMPVEVYHAYGYVKKAAAIVNERLGRLPKEKADLIVKSASEVIAGKLDENFPLFVWQTGSGTQSNMNVNEVISNRSIQMVNGTLGAQEPVHPNDHVNMSQSSNDTFPTAMHIAAVKEIKDTLLPKATALLTAIENKANQWQHIVKIGRTHLEDATPLTVGQEWSGYAVQIRYALRRVEASLAGLYQLAAGGTAVGTGINAPERFGEEIAKEISELTGHPFITAPNKFEAQGSLDGIVAAHAALRGLAVSLMKIANDIRWLASGPRCGIAELNLPANEPGSSIMPGKVNPTQCEAIVMICIQVIGDDTAVAFAGSQGNFELNAMRPIIINNFLHSARILADGCEKFRIFSIEGTEVNEKRVAGYVQSSLMLVTALSPVIGYDNASKIAHTAQDDGSTLREAATKTGLIDAKKFDEVVNPQNMVGDTTLNFDS
- a CDS encoding carbohydrate porin gives rise to the protein MKTNQVKSAERRSTLIVVFVLLSFSCVCRSQTQNDGLSGAGAHEDAGSSHEHLFGDWRGKRTELENKGVSCDLQYIADHLWNVRSAQKTRLADWNRVRGTVNIDLGTLAGARGLYFHITGLWQGGGILGAYLDAIASPSGMSSANTFRLDSYWLEQRFLHESLVVRLGQFAGQDFYGAQHDATSFIVEPLDYAMGNLSVNYESFDPPSTPAAEVRVIPREHFYVKSMVFAADRVPYAHNPTGFVPQFRGAAMTASEIGWTPGQSARDVRAFDTVQSRTGYSGLYQFGGTYNPGKFTSTSSSTPVSANYLIYGMASQALWRTAERSSTGVDITASVNWSPADRSRRNQETTAGLRYNELLPIHWHNTLSLAYVRSGVKYLGNASNIAIIQRRDAEHVLELNVLFKPTGWLLLQPVVQHFFNVGGKTGDATVVGFRSKVEF
- a CDS encoding NAD-dependent malic enzyme, with amino-acid sequence MTTFSTIREETDMETNLTGFALLEDPKHNRGTAFSREKRQEKHLIGLLPPAVETLENQVKRCLFQLSKKNNDLEQYIYLAQLADDNQTLFYAVLATDPERFLKIVYDPTVGTACLEFGHIYRKPKGMYVSMEQKGKLREVLKNWPVEDVRVICVSTGGRILGLGDLGTNGMGIPIGKLQLYTACAAVQPDVLLPVLLDCGTDNEKLLGDPLYLGLKQKRPSTDELDAFVQEFVDAVQERFPKCCIHFEDWKGTDAIRLLARYVNQISCYNDDIQGTGSVTVAGLYNALKISKSSLKDQRVLFLGAGSAGIGIANMIASAMKLEGLSEKDARARISLFDVNGLLEPSRKDLSPDQQPYAHTAKPAKDLVAAINELKPTILIGVSTVGGTFTKQVIEAMSKLNDRPVIFALSNPTEHAECTAEEAYKFSKGNAIFAAGVQFDRVTIDGKSYEPSQANNFYIFPAVGMAIVATEAKHVPDEIFITAARATADQVTDEQLAKGMLFPPQTDVQKASHVTAVKSAERIFELNLARVEKPKSIDKLITSLEYKPIYEG